In Palaemon carinicauda isolate YSFRI2023 chromosome 1, ASM3689809v2, whole genome shotgun sequence, the genomic stretch tttttttacaaatgccaatgtgtttagcagggtcaatatataattttcctaaatcttttacaatatcatccataatattctgggttacattcaaagggttcagtgaatctaatttctggtctaataaattaatatctctagtactgaatgcttccatatactcattttttatgtcatttgtccattttgttttaagttcttcatattcagaattattcatatcataggtttccttactatctaaatctaaattttcctcctcctgtatttccggtggtctcatattacaagtctcttccaaccgtaataccatagagagggcggagtgagtatcggacagacacctgtcatattgctcaacattaaaatccgtaatactactcataagtttaggagaaacaataaaatagtcaatacaacttttaccattagctgtgaaacaagtgaaatcccccacgccactgtcccccccaaacctcccgttaactaccttaacgtcaagcattttacacagttcaattaagttacgaccatggttattagtaataacatcactgttatagcgatctgtgctaagaccaagagtttctaattcccttttggagctaaacagacattcatcaataaaatcattttaatcgatattttgcaaagggtcgtcatctataaagtcattaagtaagcctgttcttgagttaaaatcaccagctaatataattggtaactcatattttacattcaagttcataagatcatcagcaataacatcaaagatattagatgaacaataaggtgaGTTCGCAAAGTGTGGGACGTTAATATTCTCTCTTCCCTACTTTTCACCCTCCCCCAAATTCTCCCAGTCCCCAAACTTAATTATTCTATCATAATTTTGGTTTGCACCTACACGATAATCCTAACCATTGTCCTTTCCTGTCATAGTTAGAATACAGAAAAAGCATGAACATGGGAGTTGATAACCCAACAGTGCTACATAGCACTTTATCTTTAGCCATCGGAGAGTGCGgtcatcctatctctctctctatgctcTGGAACTTTCGTGGCAGAATTGCTAATTCCTTTGCTCTCTCTTCGAGCATAATTGTGATCATGCTGATTTGCATTGGTcttttattttcttgtgagttctaTTTCAACTGTAATGAGATGTTGATCCATATTCCAGAATATTTTTCTAGGTTTTGTAACAACCATTTGGACTGATTCCATTAGACTGAAATTAATTTGTTCACAGAATTATAgctttgttttttctctttcagttTGGAGGCAAAGAAATCCGAGGAGAGGAAATGACTGCCGAAGCTATCAAAAGACAGATGACAGAGCTTGAGTGGAATAAAGTTTATGAAATGTCCCGTGATAAAAACCTCTATCAAAATCTCATCTCTTCTCTTTTCCCTACTATTCATGGCAATGATGAAGTGAAACGAGGTAAGACTTATTTTAGTGTTCTCAATATTATGTCCCCTATGGATTTAGtacagtattttatattttgtatctaAAATTTTTAGTTATTTAAAATGTATGATTCGATGTTAAATTTCTTTGGGGGTCTTTCCTTCAATTAGTTGAGACATTGTTTGTTGTCTTGAGTATAGTAATGTCAGATCTTTATTCATTAGTGCTCTTTTATATATGAGTCTCACCACCTAACAATGCTGAAATTTCAAGACTGGTTTCAATTTCAGTACTCTGCTGAGAATTTAATTAAAGCTATCTTTTCCTTCCTCCTAATTGGTTATTTAGGCTATGCAATGACTTACAAACCCATTTATTATTGGCCGAATACTCTTCCCTCTTCCACTCAATAGTTCTTGATCTTTGCCTCGAGGAAGAGGGATTGTGAAATGGCCCTCATATGTAGGTTAGGTCAGTAGAGATCTATCAATTCCGGATTTATACAAATTGTTGTAATTAGAATTTTCTAATCCAGGACTTGAGCACTATAATATAATAGATGGATTTTAAAGTAAAAACCTATGTACACTAAAATTTTTCTTGCCAGTAAAACCAAGATTTatggttattaacccttttacccccaaaggacgtactggtacgtttcacaaaagccatccctttacccccatggacgtaccggtacgtccttgcaaaaatatgctataaaaatttttttttttcatatttttgataattttttaagaaaattcaggcattttccaagagaatgagaccaacctgacctctctataacaaaaattaaggctgttagagcaatttaaaaaaaatatactgcaaaatgtgctgggaaaaaaataaccccttgggggttaagggttggaaatttccaaatagcctggggttaaaagggttaatatacaatatataattcttACTCATGAAACTGGTGTAACTTAATGTACATTAGTTCTCTTAGTTGATTGTTTTATTTTCGGTAGTTTTGTATTTACTGGTCAAGTTATATTTTAAAATTTGATTCATATTTCAAATGATTCTCCTTTTCAGGAATTCTTCTTATGTTATTTGGTGGCGTCCCAAAGACAACGGTTGAAGGGACAACCTTGCGTGGTGATATCAATGTTTGTGTTGTTGGTGATCCTTCAACTGCCAAGTCACAATTTTTGAAGATGGTAAGATGATGTAAATTttaacttgtatatatttttttaggcGAGATGTAGTCTTAAACCTGCACAGGTTGAAAGTCATTTGGTCATACATGAAAGCAAACCTTTCATCATTAATATGGATGTACTTTACTACGAGTTGGTAATTGTAAAGAGGACAAAGAATAATCATCTAAGAAATGTGGATTTCTTTACCAACATATGAACCTGATTTTGAAGTTTgatcttaatttttatttatggACAACGTTATTTgctttcttgaaatattaattttaagttgAATGTTCTTTAGGTGAGATAATTCTGTAATgtatttaaaatattctatttagacAACATTGTTGTTGACATTTTGGAAATtgcctttttatttgtattttctgttTTCAAGGTGTCAGACTTCAGCCCTCGTGCTGTTTATACGTCTGGAAAAGCCTCAACGGCTGCTGGTTTAACTGCTGCAGTTGTTAAAGATGAAGAATCACACGAGTCCGTTATCGAAGCTGGTGCCCTTATGTTAGCAGACAATGGAGTTTGCTGTATTGATGAATTTGACAAAATGGATATCAGAGATCAAGTTGCCATTCACGAAGCTATGGAACAGCAGACCATTTCTATCACTAAAGTAAGACATactattttaaagtaaaaaaagggaataaatagGAATGTAGTAAGTCCTTTTTAGTATTTtcaatttaatgatattttaattatttgtttcaGCTGGGAAAAGATTGTTACAAGTGTTTTGAAAATATCTAATTGTTGTTGTGGTAGCTTAATGGGAACATCCCTGCTTAGCAGTCTCTTGGACGGGAGTTTTTGGCATGCTCAAGTGCGGTAGTTTCTTGTGTCTACAACCTGACCCTCCTTGTCAGCAAAGGatgaggttttggggagcctataggtgtatatacggagtcattagcagccattgcctggccttccctggtcctacctttatAGAAAGGGGggtcttggttgctgatcatatgtacatatatcctgtcccttgtctctgccattcatgagtgacttttaaatctTCAGTACAGGAACTTCTTTGAAGTTAGTTTAGAccaaaaattttaaataacttgCTACATATGTTTATTCTTACTTTCAGGCTGGTGTTAAAGCAACTCTGAATGCACGAACTTCCATTCTCGCAGCAGCAAATCCTATTGGTGGCCGATACGACAGAACTAAATCCCTTCGACAGAACATTGCAATGACAGCCCCTATCATGTCAAGATTTGATCTTTTCTTCATTCTTGTAGACGAGTGTAATGAGGTAAGTCTAGTTGTTCATAGGTACCACCAATGCTTATTAATTTATGTTAGTAAAGATGTTTTGACTTTTCAAATTATACAAATTTTGGAAACATTGCTGTATATTGCCTCTGAAAATTAGGAAATGGGTAGGATTTGAGTATTAGGTTTGGATATGCTGCAGTGCAGAGTGAATATTTCATCCTTATGCTGTATTAATGGGTCATTACaatatattttagtaaatatttaCTATGAAAACTCTGTCGTGTGATGAAATGAAAccaaatttatgtaaatttatgattttatttgtcttttattgTCAAACTTCATTGTTTATTACAGGTTACAGATTATGCCATTGCCAGACGTATTGTAGATCTGCACAGCCGTAATGAAGAGAGTATTGAAAGAACTTACGCACTGGAAGAAATTCAACGTTATATCATGTTTGCCCGACAGTTCAAACCTAAGCTAAATAAGGTAATGTTTAGGATTAAGTCTGATCTTTGTGTACATTTTAAGCTCCATCAATTTTGTTAATCTAAGAGAATAGTTATATAATTTAGTTTTCATCCTATATAGTGTACTTTCAATTGTTATTTTTCTCTACTCTATAATCTAATTCTTTTAAAAATCACCTTTATATGTGATGTCTATATCATCTTAGGAAGCCAGTGAATATTTGGTCGAGCAGTATCGAAACCTCCGTCAGCGTGATTGCTCAGGTGCCGCCAAGTCCTCGTGGCGTATCACAGTCCGTCAGCTTGAGAGTATGATCCGACTTTCTGAAGCTATGGCGAGAATGCATTGCTCAGATGAGGTAAGGATGAAGGATTTTCCAAGTGTTCTTATACATCGATTGTTGGcattttgttatattaatttttgAACTTGAACAGAGAATTGTACTTGATTGACAAGACAAGGTATACTTGATGTAATCAGTCTGAAGTTTCCATTTTGTACATGATGGAATTACCGTTAGTTGAAATTCCCTTTCTGTACTTAATTGAATTAATTTGGAAATTTCCATACTGTATTTAATGTATTTAACTGAATTTCCCTtttgtaattaatgaaaataaatttccattCTGTACTTAGTGATTAACCCTGAAATTTCCATTCGGTACTAAATGTAATTAACTCTGAAATTTTCATTCTGTACTTAATGTAATCAACCTTGAAATTTGCATTGCAGGTCCAACCAAAGCATGTCAAAGAAGCTTTCCGGTTATTAAACAAATCCATTATTCGTGTTGAACAACCTGATGTCCATTTGGAGGAGGATGAAAATGATCAACAAGTTGATGAGCCTAtggaaacagatgaaaatagagtACCTAATGGACAGATAAATGGTAAGGCTTGGTTATAGTTATTGATATAGTTTTAAGTTTTGAGCTAATAGTTATTTCTTGTGTTTTAACATAGcacgttcttttattattattattactagctaagttacaaccttagttggaaaagcagaatgctataagccaaagtgcttcgaaaggaaattagcccagtgaggaaaggaaaccgagAGAATAGAATGCCTGAGTgtacaatcaagcaagagaactctagcctaagaaaatggaagaccatggttcaaaggctatggcactacccaagacaagagaataatggtttgattttggagcttcctgttcctagaagaactgcttaccatagctaaagagtcttctttccttaccaagtggaaagtagctactgaacaattacaatgcagtagaatATTTCTGTTCTCTTAGCATTATCAGGTctaagaggaaagaaaagaatttttaaagaataggccagccagGCTATTCATTTTATGTGTAGGCTAaggtaaaactagaggggcactcagtagagcgcagacctccgccacccaaaccccagacatgaataaggccatgtctgaggcctttgtcctgcagtggactagaaattctggatttgttgtattttattatttagaTAATTTTGCATTAGGTTTTAAGACACTGGTAAATTTCCATAGGCGGTGGATAATAATTTGATAATGTCTAACAATCCTGATTGTGTAATGGGGATGGCTATTGACTGAATGCAGTGAATAGGTTTTTCAGTGTTGAGATtaaaaaaaattgcttaaaataTTCTTTGGGTAGGGAAGGCTTATTATTCTCAGGTTTTTCTTCTGGAGCATGTTTATAGTTTTTAGAAGTAAAGTTATTAATATTGGAATACACTAGAGTATTTTCGATAGTAAGTGCTGACAAAGTTGGTTGCTAAAGAGTTAAACTTTTAAATTTCAGGTGTTAATGGTCATCAGGAAGATAAAGATGCCTCGGAtgctttgaaaaagaaaaagttgaAGCTTTCTTACGAGTCATATCGTAATATGTCGAACTTATTGGTGATGTACATGAGGAAAGAGGAGGCCAAAATGGAGGAAGAGGCTGGCTTAGAAACTGCTGGTCTTAGAAAGTCTGCAGTTGTTAATTGGTACTTGAATGAAATATCTGCAGACATTGAAACAGAAGCAGATCTTATTGAAAAGAAGCTATTAGTGGAGAAAGTTCTGGACAGGCTGACGTATCACGTAAGTTTTTAGTTTAACATTTTCATGTTATAATTACTTCTTATAAGGTTTGGTCATAGATAAATCctgttatttctatatttcatgcATTTTCTTTAATTTGTCTAGTTAGGAGTAAATATATCCCTTGAAATGCTTGTTGGATCACAACTTGGAACAGCATTTATAGTTAGATATTTAAATACtcgaaaaaaaattgtgtataagGGTACAAagtttttcaagaatattttttggaggtttgacttttttctttttaatacaaacTAGATTTTTACAAAAAATACAAACTAGAGTAGTTAGCCAAGAACTTTGAATTTTATTGGAGTATTATTTAGTTCCTAAAGCAATGCCCCTACTCCAAAGTTACTGGACTGCTAAGATGTCAAGCTTATGCTGTACATTTTTTATCGACTTATTTTCCGTGAAGTCTTATGCTTTAGTGTATGAGTATTTCAAGGCATAATAATACTATTTGTCTTGTAATTCTATTTTCTGATGGAAAGTAATTTTCagaaatatgtttatttatgaagaaaataaaaaattttcatatcaaAAGCCATGCTTAAAACAATTGCTGGTAGGACGTTCTTTTTCAGGGTAAATTACAGTTTGTGCTCTTGATGTAAAGCCATACTAAGTGTTAATTTATTGGTATCTTTGTTGATAATCAATTACTAATTTTATTCAGGTATAACTAGCAAATTTCTTTTGAGTAACTTTTCTTTTTCCACAGGATCAAGTAATCATTCCATTAACAAGAAGTGGGTTGAAGGGCTCTGCGACGGAAACCGAGGAGGATGATCCTTTGTTAGTTGTTCATCCAAATTACCTTCTTGATGCCTAACTTGatagaaatataattattataatagtaaatgtgcataaatttatcagatatgttttttttttctcggtgtagAAGGGACCAGTTCAAATGGAAATGCCCTTACAAAGATTTTTGAATTTTGTTAGTTCTTACTTAATAGCTAATATGTTTatccatattttatattttttttaatacatttagaGGTATACAGTAGTTGTTAGGTTATAAAAATTAACtgagattttattttcattgttaaacttTAAATTTAGTACAATGGTCTTAGGCCATTTTTCCGTAGCTTAACCAAAACTTGTTAGTTAGAAAGTAAGGACTAATTTTATCCGTATATTTCCATTTTTCTACAATAAAACTATAGACATGTAGTAAGATGTATTTAATTTCCATCAGGTTTGAATTTTATTGATGTTTACTACTGTACAGACAATATGAATCTgtagtttttaacttttttttagtgTATACAACCCGTTCACCTTTTAAGTAGCGAAAATTTCAGAGCGGTTGCTGAatttgttaacaaggtagttaatgaTAGCTAGTGTGCCCTACAACCAATTGAAAGAGCCTCTCATTTTTGGATGCAATGATACTTTAATATTCTTGTTGATATTCCCAGGCTGCCCTCCGCTCCCATTTCTGTCCGTGGGGGACAAAGGTCATATTTGGGCGAGGGTTAATCAACGGAACAACTTGTTGCTGCCCTATCCCTCCTCGGCTTGAAGGTGCTCTCAGTTGTTCTAACCCGAAGACACTGGTGCTGACGGAAGCCGGCTATCATTTGTGGATGTCTGTCCTTGCACTCGAATGAGTGCAACGGACTGGGGGAGGTAACCTTGGCACTGCTTTCAGGGAGACCGCGGCCATTTATTTGGCACTTCAGTGCTCATCAAGGCTCTAGGCCATCCTTGGAGCTGCCTTGGTCTGATCGGTTTGACTTGGCTTTGGATAAAGTTGATTAGTTTTGTGGATCTTGGAACTTAAAAAGAGTCCAGTTTGCTAAATATgatttcatcctcctcctcctttctctctctaGGCAGAGAAGGTTCCATGTTCCAGagcatgcatcatcatcatctctgcctCCTGAGTTAGTGGCCGTGGAATTGTCTGCCTATTTACTGCTGATAAAGGCAGCTCAAGTCTTAGGCATGGTCTATCGACTGAAGGGGGTATAGACCTTTCCTTTTGAGATTCTTCTATATGCATGAATACTTAGTGCAATCCTGCCCACCCTTGGACCTCAGGACCCCCAGAGTTGGACGTAATTCATTCTCAGGGAGTTTTGGACGTAATTCATTCTTGGAGTTTCTGTCGTTGTCAGTTCTCCTCTATGAAATCTGTTATTGGATGTGGAATTGAATATCAGGATTTTTAGTTCTTTTCTTGAAGGTCTGGGATTTGGTATAAATGTTTTATTGAACTGTAAATACCTGAACTGAGTAGAGAAGCAGGATGAATTGAAACCCGATCCTTGTAGGAACTTTAAAGCTCAATAGAAATTGAATGCAACTTAGGATAATCAAAGATGTATTGAAAAATTCACGTTTATTTTTACAACTTACTGAAAACATGTTTCTAgcttatatgtataagtatttgtgGTTCATTAATATTTACAACTGTTTAACCTATTAAAAATAATCGGCAATACTGCATTGTAGCCAAAGGACAAATTTCATAAATCCAAGAGAAAATTTATCCTAATTAACAGTATATTACCTGGGTACTTCATCAAATCTATAAGGTAAATTTATataggaatgttttttttattagttttgtccATGACAAGTGGGTCAAGGCTAATAAAATCGGTACAAGATGCCAGTAATTAATCATTGGAAATACAGTATGGCAACAACAATCAATAGCTTAGGGTGCATAACAAAGCTGAGATAAgcatattaaaaatatttcttacaAAATTTCATCTAATGTACATTATTTACATCTTTAAAAGAGCATATAGTAGAATGTAAAGGAAGTTGGAAAACTGAATAACTATTCTTCCAAACTATATTTTAGTTTGGTTTCATAAGAGCTGGaatttgagaaaaattattttgaattgtaaCCTTTTTTATTACACATAATTTTTCCCTAAGCATAATTCATTTCATGTAATAACACATTTTTCATGTGTATGGAGTTCTTTATTCTGAACTGCATACCCCTTGTTGGTTGATTTCACATAGGGTTTTTAAGTTAATAATATTTACCCTCTACTGTTCTTGGTGCTAAATTGTAATTAATCAAGAATTTAGGTTTCATGTACAGTATGCGTACGTGTATATTTCATTATACTATAATGAAAATTTGGACTGCACTACAGTATTATAAGAAAAATGAACTAATAGATTCTTTAAATTTTACCAAATTTGCAAactaaaaatttcttatataaaatgttattgatGAATTTacattatcaagtttttttttatataaaattttcataaaatcataGTCTACCAAACTTTTCTACACTTTAGGTGGCATTAACTTGTATACAAGTTTATATCAAAGGTACCAACCTACTAGGCAGCACATTTTGAGCGTTTCTACTGTTGTACAAGATATTTGttataaaaagacaaatattttttcatattgcaACCTTTCAAGGAATATAATTTCAACCAAAATAAATTTCCCTCAAGCACCTATCGGACTTGATAGGATAGCTTTAAATGACTTTTCAATCTTTATAATTACCAAACTGCAAAATTTGTAAAGGGAACCTTTGAAGCTTGAGCTGGGTTCCACCAGATTTTGTATATTGTAGTAACTAGCTCTTGAACTGTCATGAAATTACCATATTTCCTTAGGTATTATTTCtcctcttgattaaaaaaaaacccTGCATTAAAAATCATCCTACTCCAGCACATTCTTATACTTTACCAGACCCATGTGCTGTAACTGCCAGTTATGGCTTAAATTTATCAAGGCCAACAAATTTGCAGAATTgatcttgttaaaagaaattgaaataagtTATGTTACTTTTCAGTATCCCCATCATTAAATATTGTCTAACACTTACGTAGGATACCCACAGGTTATAATCATGTAATTGGTGGAATACTATGATACATTACATGGAGAACTGTATTTGGAGAGCTTATGTGATACCTCTCCATTCTCATGGTCCTGATTGATGCTTTGTGAGACTGGAAGGTTGGCCAGTCTTTCTGTCTTGTGGAGTAGTTGAAAAATTGTTTcattcctgaaataaaaaaaaaaacttgagtattTAAAGCCGTCATATGCTTCATGTCAATCATATTTTAATGTAAATAGTTAATTACCTTATAATGCCCATTTGTTCTGGTACACATACAAACCTTCGTCCTCTACATAGGTAGCTGCAAATGACAAACTACTGATTTCAGCTGTTGGTGTGAAAGAACATTGACAGCGAGTActggcttttattttttatttttcttgtcggTGTTTGTCTTCAGTGGGGATGCCAGTGGAGTTTTCAACTTATGAACATACTGGGGTATCAGGTCGAAAGTGCGGAATCGTTACAAACAAAATGTTCCTCACCTTTTATGCCTGGATTACAGAGGACACTCCTGCAACCAAGCTTCAACCTGTGAATAGTGTGTGGAGTGGCATTCCTCACCATGGGAAGTGCAAGAGGAGGAAGAAGTAAAAATGGATTCTTCGCCCCTCAAGGAATAAGTCCCAACCCCTCTCCCTTTCTCCCAGTACGCTCCCTTCCGACAATTCTCCTACAGTCTCCTCCAAAGGCTGCTTGGTTAACCTAGAAGCAGGAAGACCTTCACTAAAGGCACCTTTAAGGGAGAATGTATTTTTCAGGTAAATGATACCTTAAGACAGCTGTGGTCTTCCTTGGGTATgcaagaacacccccccccccttcaagaaATGTCTGGGCAGGAAAGAGTTTTGACTCCTGCTGGAGATGCCATCAGCACATCTCCCTCAAGAGTAGAGAAAATTGCGACTTCTTAGTCTCATGCCTTCAAAGATAGGTGCTCAACTAAGTGATCCCCCTTGTAAGAGTACCATTGGCTAGTGTGCCTCCCGTACGCCCTCTCTCTGGGATATTTGTAAGTGTTCAAGAGCCAAGCCTTTCTCAACGCATGCCTGCTCACCCTCTAAGCTGGTCAGCCCTTCGGAGACTGACCTTGAGCATAGGGCCAAACATGCTCTCTTCTGTAGGGTCGATAAGCACACCTGCACTTGAGCACTCCAGCTCCTTTTAGTGCCTCTTCATCACCAAGAGTGCACCCTGTCTCTTGCTCCAGAGCTTTTGAGATTGCTACTAGTCATCGATGTGCGCTTACCTCTAATAGCACCTTTGCCAGCTAATTGGACATTTTTCCCTTACCTACCCGAGGAGCTAGGATGTGCATCGTCCAACTTTTCACTCTTATAACAAGTGCTCACTAAGATACAAGTAGACAGCA encodes the following:
- the Mcm6 gene encoding DNA replication licensing factor MCM6 — protein: MDVAETRSGQNHVVDEVGDRCQKLFQDFLEEFQEAGEVKYLEDARDLVKPERNTLEVSFSDIEKANQNLATTIIEEYYRVHPFLCRSVRNFVRDHAEVPVEKEYYVSFVDVPTRHKIRELTTVKIGTLVRISGQVVRTHPVHPELVAGTFVCLDCQTLIKDVEQQFKYTQPTICRNPVCSNRQRFMLDTNKSRFVDFQKVRIQEIQAELPRGCIPRSVEIVVRAEAVECAQAGDRCDFTGTLIVVPDVSALNLPGARAESSARHKGEDSEGVTGLKALGVRDLNYRMAFLACSIAPTNPKFGGKEIRGEEMTAEAIKRQMTELEWNKVYEMSRDKNLYQNLISSLFPTIHGNDEVKRGILLMLFGGVPKTTVEGTTLRGDINVCVVGDPSTAKSQFLKMVSDFSPRAVYTSGKASTAAGLTAAVVKDEESHESVIEAGALMLADNGVCCIDEFDKMDIRDQVAIHEAMEQQTISITKAGVKATLNARTSILAAANPIGGRYDRTKSLRQNIAMTAPIMSRFDLFFILVDECNEVTDYAIARRIVDLHSRNEESIERTYALEEIQRYIMFARQFKPKLNKEASEYLVEQYRNLRQRDCSGAAKSSWRITVRQLESMIRLSEAMARMHCSDEVQPKHVKEAFRLLNKSIIRVEQPDVHLEEDENDQQVDEPMETDENRVPNGQINGVNGHQEDKDASDALKKKKLKLSYESYRNMSNLLVMYMRKEEAKMEEEAGLETAGLRKSAVVNWYLNEISADIETEADLIEKKLLVEKVLDRLTYHDQVIIPLTRSGLKGSATETEEDDPLLVVHPNYLLDA